In Citrus sinensis cultivar Valencia sweet orange chromosome 2, DVS_A1.0, whole genome shotgun sequence, a single genomic region encodes these proteins:
- the LOC102620500 gene encoding mitochondrial dicarboxylate/tricarboxylate transporter DTC, with the protein MGEEKKPQSAGVWPTVKPFVNGGASGMLATCVIQPIDMIKVRIQLGQGSAGTVTKTMLKNEGFGAFYKGLSAGLLRQATYTTARLGSFRILTNKAIEANDGKPLPLYQKALCGLTAGAIGASVGSPADLALIRMQADATLPAAQRRNYTNAFQALYRIVADEGVLALWKGAGPTVVRAMALNMGMLASYDQSVEFFRDACGLSELPTVIGASTVSGFFASACSLPFDYVKTQIQKMQPDAQGKYPYTGSMDCAMKTLKAGGPFKFYTGFPVYCVRIAPHVMMTWIFLNQIQKLEKKVGL; encoded by the exons atgggAGAGGAGAAGAAGCCACAATCAGCTGGTGTATGGCCCACCGTTAAGCCTTTTGTCAATGGTGGTGCCTCTGGTATGCTTGCCACCTGTGTCATTCAGCCCATCGATATGATCAAG GTGAGAATTCAGCTGGGCCAGGGATCCGCCGGTACTGTGACAAAGACTATGCTTAAGAATGAGGGTTTTGGTGCCTTTTACAAG GGGTTGTCTGCTGGACTGCTCAGGCAAGCTACATATACCACTGCTCGTCTTGGATCATTTAG GATCTTGACAAACAAAGCAATTGAAGCCAATGACGGGAAGCCTCTTCCATTGTATCAGAAAGCCTTGTGTGGGCTAACTGCTGGTGCTATTGGAGCTTCTGTTGGTAGTCCAGCAGATTTGGCACTTATCCGTATGCAGGCTGATGCCACACTACCTGCTGCTCAACGCCGCAATTACACTAATGCCTTCCAAGCTCTTTATCGTATTGTTGCAGATGAAGGGGTCTTAGCACTTTGGAAAGGTGCAGGTCCTACTGTTGTGAGAGCTATGGCATTGAACATGGGCATGCTTGCCTCCTACGATCAAAGTGTTGAGTTTTTCAGAGATGCGTGTGGCTTGTCTGAACTTCCTACAGTAATCG GGGCGAGTACAGTGTCAGGGTTCTTTGCTTCAGCTTGCAGTTTACCCTTTGATTATGTCAAAACACAAATTCAGAAAATGCAACCAGATGCTCAAGGAAAGTATCCATACACAGGCTCTATGGACTGTGCCATGAAAACCCTCAAGGCTGGTGGACCATTCAAATTTTACACTGGTTTCCCTGTGTACTGTGTTCGGATTGCTCCTCATGTCATG ATGACTTGGATATTCCTCAACCAGATCCAAAAGCTTGAGAAGAAAGTGGGGTTGTAG